GCAAAAGCTTGAAAATTTGATCTGATTAGATCTGTATCCTTGCAGGGAGACCAGGCATCAATCGTGGGTGGAGCCATTAACTTCGTAAAGGAGCTAGAGCAACTTCTTCAATCCCTTGAAGCCCACAAGAGACTCAAGAAAGATCCATCAGACACTGATGATTTTTCTCGTGTCTTCTCAGATTTTTTCACCTTCCCTCAGTATTCAACTCATTCAACAACAACAGCAGAAGATCATGAACAGTCATCAATGGCAGCCAAGAGGCAATCAATCTCTGCAGAAGTTGAAGTGACAATGATAGAAAGCCATGCTAACCTCAAAATACTAACAAGAAGACACCCAAAACAGCTATTGAAGATGGTGGTCGGGCTGTACTCTCTTTGCCTTAGTATTCTTCATCTAAATATTACAAGTGTTGATCAAATGGTCCTCTATTCTTTCAGTGTTAAGGTTAGTTTAATcagtttattatcttttttcccATTTAGAAATGTTAAAGGCTTATTCTTAGTATGGAACTTATGCAGGTTGAAGAAGAGTGTCAACTGGCTTCTGTCAATGACATTGCAGCTGCTGTGTATGAGTTGGTGGTTAGGATGCAAGAGGAAGCTATTTCTAATTACTCATACGATcgttaattttttcttttcttccaagTGTTTTCTATTTGCATATCCTTGTCCAAATGAATTGGTGCAATTTAGCTTTAATCttgtctcttcttcttcttttgtgttatctttataattttcaaataactTTTTGCATTATGAATTTAGATCTGCGAACAGAATTTAATTTCAgtccaataaatttaaaataaccatgattatataaaataataataataataataaattcatagtTATAGTCATACCATTCTCTCAATATATTTTGTTTGActcttgttttgtttttttttcttgtagCTAATATTGAATGAATGCAGAAGGCAGAACTATATCTTTAATATTAGTATATATGGGTTGATCATTCATCCAAATAAAATGATGGGACCATACATGTTCTTAGGTTTTTTGAAGTGAAATGAAAAAGGTTGACATCTTTCCAATGATTCAGTCCAGAAttagctcttttttttttttttccattcatTATTTTAGCTTGTCAAGCCAACAAAATATTCTGAATAAAGCTTCAACTTACTGAATATGGATTGTAATGCTACATGTGCTCATCAGTGCATGGCCTTGTACTTTCTTCCAATAATGGCCTCTCTATTATtatgtgataaaaaataaactactctatttttttaaaaaaataaaatatactttctattatgttttaaataattttttttaaaatttaaattatatgtcaaaattatattaaacaGAAATATATATCCGAGTGTGTAGAAGAATTTTACGTGGTTTATATATTGCTAGACCTGTGAGAAAAATCACCTCACCTGAGGCACCGCTATATCCGGAAGTGTGATAATATGGAAAGGGGAAAGGCAGAACCTGAAAAGCCAAAGAAAAGGGGATtcgaattttataaataagaacAAACAAGTACGAAGGAAAGCAAGCTAAGCTACAAagctcaaaaagaaaaagccatCTACGAGTGTGGAGGTGAAGCAAAGCACCAGTAGTTCTGTCATTGACAGCTTTGGAGATCTAAGCTCTCTCTATATATTATGGCCATGTATACTTATATGCATGTCTGAAAACACGATATGATACATGGGCATCAATAATATGTATAGCTTCAACCTATGTTACTTGTCGGAACTAGGGTCTATATGCATTGGGGTTGAACTccaaattttaaaatcttaaagaatataattttatttgcagGATAATTTATTATACAATCTCTTATTTAAGTTCTGTTGTTGTTAATATGTTgattacttatttttttaaaaaaataattatgtgaTTTAATCATTAATGCCCTTATTTGATTCAAATATTCACTACAATTTTTTAGAGTTTAggacaataaattttaataaatgaattgttttttttaataagattataatttttatcttttgcAATGGAAACAAATATAATGATCCTCAAATTATTGAGCTTTTAACTCTCTAGCTTTTTAGAGAGAGAATTCTCTCtgtttcttttcatcttttttcctTCTCAGACTAGCAGAGAGTCTCTGCCCCTTGTGGGTTTTAGAGAAGCAAGGGAAGCCAATCGTTGGTTCCTCCCAGCAAGGAGTTCGTCCCGCCCACTATGGGGTTGTAAATGGTagtttttattgattttgtgATTGATTACGGATGTTTGCGCTGATGGAAGATGGCATGCATGAAGTTCGCCGTTGTGACTAATGGATGCTCTTGTTAGTAATTTATGGTTTATTGTTTCTTTTGCCTGGTAGGTTTTGTAAGAGAGCCCAGATTATGGTCTTCTCAATCTTGATCTGTCGCCTGAGGTGTTGATAGCTTGTTGTTGATGGCATCTCATTGGACACAAATGTTCCAAAATATGCGAGGGAGACACCAAAGAGTCCTATTATCTCCATTTCTGGCGATATATGTGTTGATATGTGGTCTCTCTTTTTGAGTttgcttcttttctttctttcttaaaccTCCGTTTAAAGGTCTCCTAGCTTTTAGTCGTTACCTTCTGGGCCTTAGAGCTTTATCTGCTTTTGATCTAATATTCTGGGTAGGTTGCTAAAGGGGAGGCGACGTTGCATGCAAGTATTTTCTTAATTCCGCAAATTGCTCAGTTGGGTCGGCTAGACTCGTATAGCTTAGGATTTTATTTGGGCTTGCGCTTTTTCTCTTTACTGTATGGGCTTTGCTAAATAGGTCTGATTGTATTTCCTGCTTTTATCAATGAATTAACCTTtatctttgataaaaaaaaaaaaaattatagctgCAATTTAAGCATATATAATAGCAATTTGCAAACATTATCTTCAACCCGGAATGTGGTATTGATTCTATTTTCTTGAATACTCGCACTCAAAAGAACAATACCAATTCAAgatcttttctttaaaaaaaagtcaTCCGAATTTTTAGACAACTTTTATGGGTGAACAGCAGCAGATAAAGAGCATGTACGCTTGGGATTCTTGAAACATTGTCTGGGCCTTGACTTCCTCACTGTCACAAGCCGAGGATAGGTAGGTATGTGAACCAAGCGAAAAGTTGAAAACCTCAAACGACATCATAGGATCCAACCCAACCAACTGCCAATAACCTACCAGCTCGAGCTCAACTGTGCAGCAGCAACCACCAAGTCCAACCAACATCTTGTTTCAAGCTAGTCTAGGGTTAGATCAAAGGCATCTTATGAAAGAGGCTGGTTAAGCAAGCCTAATCATTCAAGAACAGTATATACACATCCATTCAAAATATAACCAATGAGTTTTAATTCAATAGTACGACCACATAAACTCCCAAGCTTTTTTGCCCTTCTGTTATGTACTGAGACCTTTGTTGCTATCATTATTACAAGATTATGTGGCATGTTCTCCACCAGAAAACATGAATATTCAGATGGTGGTTAGCTGTCAATCCAGGAAGCAAGCAAAAACCACATATTATAGCAAGATGAGTAAGCATTTATATGAAAATCCAGGCCAACATTAACTATGCATAGCAGAAATAAAGgtataaaagttttttttttttaaattaaaaaaatattttttattaattaattttcataaaaaaatggtGGAAAATGCTttcctaaaaaatatttttttagtgcAAGAAGAGCCTTAGTTTGTAGTAGCTTCCTGATAGACAAAAAGAAGGAAATCATGAACTTTGTAATTTCCCAACAATAAGTtccttttataatttataatgcaTCTTTCACTACAAGCATTTAGGATCCTTGAAAGGTTCGTTTTTAAAGCAAGCCTCCTATCGTTTAtctcatgattttcttatgtaCTTGGTGCAAACTCATCACTGAAGAATGTCTATAATTCTTGATTCTGCAGTTAACTAACCTGAAGCATGAGGCATccctgcaaaaaaaaaaacaaagcttTATGCTCACGGAGGAAAGACAGAATCCTGGCTTCTGCCATGTCTGGATGATGATGACTTCCCACTAGACGAAAATGACCTTTTCATTGAAATTGGACCCTTCTGTAATGCATGCCCTATTGATGAACTTTTCTTCAGTTTCCCAAAGCTTAAATTCCCAGTACTTCCACTCTTTGAGACATTCTTCGATTTACAGTACTTGTGTTTCAAGATTTGAGCATCCAAGTTGTCTTCATGTGGAACAACATTAGCCAAGTTATCGTAAATTGCTACAGTAGAAGAGGAATCCGTTGACACAGACAAACTCATAGGTTGCCTTTCTGTATCTGCTGTATGTAAACTGCCAACTAAATCACTTTGTACCCGCCAATGATTCCTCAAAAGAGAAAGATTCTGACTCATCTTGGAGTTTCCTGAATTTCCTTCATCATCAATTGTTAAAGCAAAATTCATATCTTCTCCATTTCTCACTTCACTAGTTCCATCCTCTCCGACCAGATTGCTTACTAATCCGCCGTTATCCTCAGAATTCTCCATCTGGGTTTCTCTCCTTGAACTCAGATCACTTGAAGCAGGCATTGATAAATCAACCTGAATATCGAAATTGTCGCATACTATTGGGGCACGACATAGGGGGCAATTCTTGTGTGACCTTAACCAAGTATCAATACAAGGTATGTGAAAAGCATGACTACACTTTGGCAAGAATCTAAGACTCTCATCTTCCTGAAACTCATTCAAGCAAACAGAGCACTCTGTTCCTTCTATAAGCCCTTCACCTTTTTTATACTTAAACACCGCAATCGAATCAATGATGGATTGCTGTAGACCGACGGTGTTGATGAACCATATGGGGTGGTTGATTTCTGGTCCTTGATCTTCATCAAGAAAATCTTCTTGGGTACCAAAAAATACAGGCGGACTTCTTGAACGTCGCTGCCTTGTGTAGCGAGCTCTTAAAATTGCGCAGATGAAACAAATGAGAAATGCAAAACCAATCAAACAACCCAGGACGATCATAGCAGTTGCGATTAGATGCTTTTGAGCATCATTCATCGGATTCGGCAGAGTTATAGTTATTGGtggcggcggcggcggcggtGGCGGTGGGAATTGTGATCCGAAGAAAGGAGGAAATGAAATTCCATTAAAACGAAAGGTTTTACAAATAGCAGGGCAGATTTGGAAGCAAGCACCATTGCACTTGCCATCGATATTAATATTAGAATCACAATCTAGCTTGCAAAAAGCTTTCAAGTTGTTTTCTATGAGTCCTATTTTCTGATAAGCAGGATCAGGATCCATTACTGAGAAACAGAGGAGACGGGAGAGAGTGAAACTGAGAAATTGGGTGTATGGAATTCTGAAGGGAAGTTGTTGGGTCCTTATTAGTTTCATCCATATCCAATTGATGATAACGGAGACTTCTTGGTCAGCTTTTCCACAAAACTTTACAGAAGTGGTTggaaaatatatacataaataaatcaGACTGTTttgattttacttttaaatgtgGTTAATACCTCAGATAATCAAACCATTAAAAAGTACttggtaatttttttaaaaccaaAATATAGTTACATTTCGAATTTTGAATTATTGATAACCGTtcgattttatattttatttaaattatattattaataaattatttaaaattataatatataatacataaattcaaaatactattaaattaattataatattcattattacttgataataattatatatagagaaattttttttttaggtgTAAcgtaattaatgaaaatttatctctttatttttaaaatttaacactttcgtctctaaaatttaatttcgttaaaatatatttttctataaaaaatatcgTTAATGACAGAGAACTCAACActttaatttctgaaatttaatttctgtaAATTTATAGGTTTTTATCtctcaaagaattgaagaaaaaacatatatttttatctttaaaatattacataattaatacatttatctctctattttttaaatttaatactcTAATCTCTAAATTTAATACTCTAAtctttaaagtttaatttcgttaaaatttaaaaaaataatttccaatTCAATCTTCATAAATAAAAAtgtcaataaatttaatatttaaattaaaaaagataataaaaataaaatatataaaatttaaattattaaaaataaaaaattaaaactctttTGTATAATAGCGTTTGTCGTGGATTTTgccatttaaaaaattcattaaaatgtctttaatattttaaaaagtatactagttaatttttctatcaattttagtcatttaagtattataaaaaaaatttaaaatatttctgataTCGAaatactaattagtaaattttttactaatttaagagattaactaataattttttaaaatatttaataataaaattaataaaaaaattaattagtagattttttcaAATGTTCGGAAGATGTTaatacaatttttaattttgaagagtaagtagtaaattttttatattatataaacatTATTCATTttgttataataaaaatatttttagaattatatttattcttttttctttaaccaaataaaaattattaacttaataaaaaattttgatgaaaaaataTTAACGGAATTAAAGTGCTGGATTGTAAAAACTGAAGGAACAAATTCATTAATTAGATATATACTATAtctcaataattaaaaaataatttttctttatatatatataaaattaattatatttttaaatttgtttttaattattatataataaattcttattatttattattacacTATTAACAGTAATTATAAGTTattcttaataattaaattaataggttaattttgaaataaatatgaattagtGGGATCTAATAATTCTTCTTGGGGCATTTAGTAGAGTAGCTTACTTCCAACTTTGATAAtgattgattgttggattaggaccGCAAGTCAATGGGCCGGACTAGGACGTCCCATTTATGCATTAATTTTCTTACGTGTTGAAGGTATAATTTGATTCAAAATGTATTATTCACTTTTTAATATGTAGtttaattatattgaaataagtaaattatttttattttattaaaaaaatttatttttttaaaaaaataaaaaaataattaaaaagtaaattgaaaaagaaaatattttataaatctgtTACTAGGTTAGTCGATTCTCGTGATTCAGTACTAATTTCATCAAtctgattttaaattattttttaattaattatattttcaatttcaagCAGTTTGCTGCAATTATGGAGCTAACAGTGAGTAGGGCCGATTCAACAActctaattattaataaataaataaataaatctccaCTGCGGAGTTCTGACCAACCGTTACAATAAAcgcattttaattattgattttgACGTTATTCAATATAAAATCAGTTAAAATTTCTCGTGACTCATTCTGGagaatttattttgatataattattattaaattaaatttgtgaaTACTCGTgactcattttttaaaaatatttattttaaatgttaataataaatgtaattattaaattataataatgttATAACAAATACAATTATTTTACTATGTATATTAATCtttataataattaagttattaaaaataaaatattcatataatgatattaacaaataatttttttaaaacaattgctatataatatttataatataaaaaatttattaattaatttttttaatttaaaaataaaattcagtaattaatatttttataagttttaaccattaaatattatataaaaaatttgaattaaataaaatttaaatatttttttattgtagagaaaatttataaatagatcTGTCTAGTATAAATTTAAGACATATAAATATGGTATATTTTAAATCTATAGGAATCAAATCTATATaagtttttctcttattttaattGGGACTAaagaaatattttagaaaaaattatctaaaatttgtagtaaataaattttaaaaactatttattatgttaataaattttataactaaaacttaatagtaaatcaattttaaaaacaatttcCTAACTAAAACACAGGGATAATAGTACAGTCTTCGTACAACCAGACATCTCTCAAAGATAAGGTGTTTGAGGCTACATGTATGGATGTTGAGCAAAATGAAAACTTTACAGAGGTTGTCGATTTTGATGACTCTAAGGTTACTATGACAACGTCCGGATTGGTTCCTTTCATCTCCTTCTCAGCTGCTTTAGTGGACGAGTTAgcaaaaaaatggaaaaaatgcGGTCGTGGTCCGCCTCCTTGGATGTAAAATAGGTTTTAAAGCTTTGGGAACACGCCTTGAGATTCTCTGGAAAGAGGAAAGGTTTAATCTTCTTCTTGATCTAGGCAATGattattttcttgttaatttTGCTAGTGATGCAGGCTTCTGTGAGGCTATCTTAGAAGGACCCTGGGTTATTCTTGGGAGTTATTTACTGGTGCAACCATGGAAGCCCTCCTTTGACGTTACCTCTACGTGCATGGATGCAGCAGTGGTGTGGATCCGCTTACCGGGACTTCCCCTACATCTGTACCATAAAAAATGCTAAGAAGGGTGACTTCTCCCTTGGGGAAAGTGGTTAAAGTATATGATAACACTTTTGAAAAATTAACTTTATTGCaatctttaatatattttacagata
This genomic interval from Manihot esculenta cultivar AM560-2 chromosome 12, M.esculenta_v8, whole genome shotgun sequence contains the following:
- the LOC110627945 gene encoding transcription factor bHLH94 is translated as MVGRMVMETVGLQQDLFGYGYRDICTSLGGAGEEEEVSFNETMSGFNSNHWDSSPFSMGPNSVIDWDTNSSSQENCARDDGFLAGGFSPAGTVGRRKRQRNRSVKNQKEVEHQRMTHITVERNRRKQMNDYLAVLRSMMPPSYVQRGDQASIVGGAINFVKELEQLLQSLEAHKRLKKDPSDTDDFSRVFSDFFTFPQYSTHSTTTAEDHEQSSMAAKRQSISAEVEVTMIESHANLKILTRRHPKQLLKMVVGLYSLCLSILHLNITSVDQMVLYSFSVKVEEECQLASVNDIAAAVYELVVRMQEEAISNYSYDR
- the LOC110627348 gene encoding RING-H2 finger protein ATL54, which produces MKLIRTQQLPFRIPYTQFLSFTLSRLLCFSVMDPDPAYQKIGLIENNLKAFCKLDCDSNINIDGKCNGACFQICPAICKTFRFNGISFPPFFGSQFPPPPPPPPPPITITLPNPMNDAQKHLIATAMIVLGCLIGFAFLICFICAILRARYTRQRRSRSPPVFFGTQEDFLDEDQGPEINHPIWFINTVGLQQSIIDSIAVFKYKKGEGLIEGTECSVCLNEFQEDESLRFLPKCSHAFHIPCIDTWLRSHKNCPLCRAPIVCDNFDIQVDLSMPASSDLSSRRETQMENSEDNGGLVSNLVGEDGTSEVRNGEDMNFALTIDDEGNSGNSKMSQNLSLLRNHWRVQSDLVGSLHTADTERQPMSLSVSTDSSSTVAIYDNLANVVPHEDNLDAQILKHKYCKSKNVSKSGSTGNLSFGKLKKSSSIGHALQKGPISMKRSFSSSGKSSSSRHGRSQDSVFPP